GACCTCGCCGTCTCCGGCCGGGCGGGTCCCGAGGACGAGCCGCCGCCGGACCGCGTCTGGACCGCGATCACCGGGGAGCTGGGGCCGCGCCGGCGTCGGTGGGTGGCGCCCGTCGCGGCCGCGCTGGTCGCGCTGCTGCTCGGGACCGGCGCGGGCTGGCTGCTGGGCCGCGCGTCCCCCGCCGAGCAGCCGCTGGGCACGCTCGCCGCCGTCGGGGGGTCGGGGGCGACGGGCACCGTGGCGCTCGCCGACCGCGACGGGGTCCGCGAGATCGTCATCCGCGTCGAGGGCCTCATCGCCCCGCCCGGCACCGACTACCTCGAGGCGTGGCTGGTCGACGGCGGCGGCACCGGGATGCTGTCGCTGGGCGCGCTGGCCCGCGACGGCGGCGGGTACGAGGGCACGTTCACCGTGCCCGCCGACCTGCCGATGGACCGGTTCCCGACGCTGGAGGTCTCGGCGGAGCGGTTCGACGGCGTGCCCGCGCACTCCGGCGACGGGCTGCTGCGGGGCACCGTCGGCTGACGGGGCCGGACCGGTGGCTGCTTGGATCGCGAGGTGGAACCCGCACTCTCCCCCGCCGCCGCCGACGCCCTGCGCGCCGCGCTGACCCGCCACCGCTACACCACCGACGCCGTGCGGGAACTGCTCGGGACGGGCGCCCACGCGGCGCTCGGCCGGGGCGAGGTCGAGCCCGCGCACCGGGCCGCCCGCGACGGCGGGGAGCTGGGCGTGCTGGTCCGGCTGCTGCTGCTCGGGGCCGTCGAGCCGGACGCCGCCGTGGCCGCCGCACTCGCGCCCCTGTCCCCCGCCGACGCCGCCGCGGCGGGCCTGCTGCGCGCCGCCGACGGCGGGTGGGCGGCCGCGCTGGACCTGCGGCCCTACGGGATCGACGACCCGGACGACCCCGCCGAGTGGTGGGTGCTGTCCGACCTCGACGCCCGTCGCCAGGAGCGCGACCACGTCACCGGCGTCGGCGGCGCGTCGCTCACGCTGGCCTCGGCCACCGACCGCCGCCCGGTCGGCACGCTGCTCGACCTCGGCACCGGCTGCGGGGTGCAGGCCCTGCACGCCACCCGGCACGCCGGGGCGGTCACCGCCACCGACGTGGCCCCACGCGCCCTCGCGCTCGCCGCGGCCACGTTCGCCCTCAACGGGCTCGACGTCGAGCTGCTCGACGGGCCGTGGCTCGCGCCGGTGGCCGGACGCCGCTTCGACCGGATCGTGTCCAACCCGCCGTTCGTGCCGGGGCCCGCGCGCGTCGACTACGTCTACCGCGACTCCGGCCGGGCCGGCGACGACGCGCTCGCCGCACTGGTGGCCGACCTGCCCGCCCACCTGGCCGACGGCGGGGTCGCGCAGCTGCTGGGGTCGTGGCTGCACGTGCGGGGCGAGGACTGGCCGGACCGGGTGCGCTCGTGGCTCCCCGACGGCGTCGACGCCTGGGTCGTGCAGCGCGAGGTGGCCGACCCGGCGCTGCACGTCGGCACCTGGCAGCGCGACGCCGGGCTCGACCTCACCTCGCCGCAGGCACGCGCGCAGGCCGGGGCCTGGCTGGACTGGATGGACTCCGCGTCCGTCGAGGCGGTCGGGTTCGGGTACCTGGTGCTGCGCCGCACCGACGGCGCTCCCGAGGTGGTCGTGGAGGACCTGCTCACCGAGGTGGCCGACCCGCTGGGCCCGGAGGTCGCCGGCTGGCTCGACCGGGTCGACTGGCTGCGCGCCCACGCCGCCGACGCCGACCTCCTCGGCGCCCGGCTCGCCGTCGCGCCGCAGGTGGTGCTGGAGACGTTCGCGACGCCCGGCGACGAGGGCTGGGCCGACGCCGGGTCGGCCGTCGCGCGGCTGGACGGGCCGCGCTGGCGCCACGAGGTCGACGGGCCCGCCGCGGCCCTGCTGGCCGGCTGCCGGGGGGCGCTGCCGCTCGAGGAGCTGCTCGAGCTGCTGTCGTTCGCGCACGACCGCCCGGTCGGCGAGCTGGTGGCCGCGACCCTGCCCGCCGTGCGGGAGCTGGTGCGGCACGGCCTGCTGGTGCCGGCGTGAGGGCGGTGCCGGCGTGAGGGCGGTCGTCGCCCGGGTCGCCCGGGCGTCGGTGACGGTCGACGGCGCCGTCGTCGGCTCGATCGGCCCCGGGCTGCTCGTCCTGCTCGGGGTGCACCGCGACGACACCGCCGCGGCGGTCCCGGTGATGGCGCGCAAGCTCGCGGAGCTGCGGATCCTCGACGGCGAGCGGTCGGCCGCCGAGACCGGCGCCCCGGTGCTGGTGGTCAGCCAGTTCACCCTCTACGCCGACACGCGCAGGGGTCGCCGCCCGTCCTGGTCGGCGGCGGCGCCGCCGTCGGTCGCCGCCCCGTTGGTCGACGCGGTCGTGGCGGCGCTGCGGGACCGCGGGACGACCGTCGAGACCGGGGTCTTCGGGGCGGACATGGCCGTGGAGTCGGTCAACGACGGCCCGTTCACCCTGATCGTCGACACCTGATCGGCCGCTCGCGGCCGTCGCCGCCGAGGTCTACCCTGCCGCGATGCGCCGCCGCCTCCCGCTCCTCGTGGCGGTGCTCGCCGCCGCCCTCACCGCCTGCGGCACCGGGGCGGCCCCCTCCGCGTCCCCGGCCGATGCCCCCGCCGACGCCCCGGTCGGGACCGCCGGCACCGGTGAGACCCGCGAGGTCGGCGGGTTCACCGGGGTGGAGCTGAGCACCGTCGGCACCCTGCTGATCGACCGGACGGGCACCGAGTCCCTGACGATCGAGGCCGAGCCCGCCGTCCTCCCGCTGCTGACCAGCGAGGTGTCCGGCGGCGTGCTGCGGCTGGGCGTCGCACCGGGCGAGGAGGTCGCCACCCGCGAGCCGATCGTCTACCGGCTCACGGTCGCCGCCCTGGACTCCCTGTCGGTCTCCGGGGCGGGCGACGCGACCGCGACGAACCTGGACACCGACCGGCTCGTCGTCGACGTCGACGGGGCCGGTGACGTCACGCTGTCCGGCACCGCGGACACCCAGGTGGTCACGCTCGGCGGCGCGGGCGACTACGACGCCGGGGACCTGCTCAGCGCCACCGTGGAGATCACCGTCGACGGCGCGGGCGACGCGGTGGTGAACGCGAGCGACCGGCTCGACGCGACGGTCGGCGGCGCCGGGTCCGTCGAGTACGTCGGCGACCCGCAGGTGACGCGCGACGTCAGCGGCGTCGGGTCGGTCGAGCCGCGCTGACGCGACCCTCTCTCACGACGGGTCGTCGACGAAGCTGCGGTAGACCGACAGCAGAGCGGAGCGCTGAGCGGGGCTGAGCCGCGGGTCGCGCGCGATCACGTCCTCGGTGGTCTCCGGGTCGGGGGCGGGCCGCGCATCGCGCCATCCGGCCTGGGTGAGCAGCTGCTCGGTGGAGAGCTGGAGGGCGTCGGCGATCGAGTGCAGCACCTTGAGCGACGGCTGGTGCAGGCCGCGCTCGACCTGGCTGAGGTAGGCGTTCGACACGCTGGTCAGCGCCGCCATCTCGCGCAGCGACAGCTTGGCCAGCTGCCGCTGCGCGCGGATGAACCCGCCCAGGGCGTTGATCGACCACGAGCCGGGCTGGTCGTCGGGCTGTTCTGCCGCACTCATGCCCGCATCATGACGGTTCCGGGGCTCAGGTGCCCAACACGTAGCTGCCGGGCGCGGCCATGAGGACCGGGTGGGCGTCGCTGCCCAGGCGCGGCGGGTCGGTCATCTCACCGGCACGCTCGCCGATCCACGGCGACCAGTCCTCCCACCAGCTCGCGCGGTGCTCGCCCGCGTCGTCGCGCCAGTCGTCGGCGCTCGCGGGGAGGTCGGCGCCCTCACCGAACCAGTGCTTCGACTTCGGCGACGGCGGGTTGACGACACCGGCGATGTGTCCCGAGTTCGAGAGCACGAACCGGACCGTGCCGCCGAGGTGGCGCAGTCCCTTGTAGACCGAACGCCACGGGGCGATGTGGTCGGCCTCCGCGCTGACGACGTAGGCGTCCTGGGTGACGGCGCCGAGGTCGAGCCGCTCCCCCGCGAGCTCCAGCTTGCCCTCGACGAGCTGGTTGTCGAGGTAGAGGTTGCGCAGGTACTCGGTCTGCATCGCGGCCGGCATGCGCGTGGAGTCGGCGTTCCAGGCGAGCATGTCGAACGCGGCGGGCTCCTCGCCGAGCAGCCAGTCGTTGATCACGTAGTTCCACACCAGGTCGGTGGCGCGCAGCAGGTCGAACGTCGACTTCATGCTGCTCGCGGGCAGGTAGCCGGTGCGGCGCATGGTGCGCTCGAGGCGGTCGACGGTCTTCTCGTCGGTGAAGACGCCGAGCTGGCCGGGCTCGCTGAAGTCGAGCAGCGTGTTCATCAGCGTGATCGAGTTGATCCGCTGGTCGCCCCGCGCGGCGAGCCACGCGGCGGTGGCCGCGGCGAGCGTGCCGCCCAGGCACAGCGCGGCGACGTTGACCTTCTCGGCGCCGGTGATGTCCCCGATGACGTCGAGCGCGGCGAGCGGGCCGTCCTGCATGTAGTCGGCCATCACGACGTCGCGCATGCTCTCGTCGGGGTTGCGGTAGGAGATGACGAACACGGTGTGCCCGTGCTGCACCGCCCACTCGACGAGACTCTTCTGCGGCGCGAGATCCATGATGTAGTACTTGTTGATCCACGGCGGCGAGAGCAGCAGCGGGATCTCGTGCACCTGCTCGGTCTGCGGCTTGTACTGGATGAGCTCCATCAGCCGGTTGCGGTGCACGACGACGCCCGGCGTCGCCGCCAGGTCCTTGCCCACCTCGAACTCGCCCGGCGTGGTCTGCCGGGGCATCCCGCCCGAGCCGACGGAGTCGCGCAGCAGGTTGCGGGTGCCGCGGAACAGGCTCTGCCCGCCGGTCTCGAACGCCTTCTTGACCATCGTCGGGTTCGACCAGGGCCAGTTGACCGGCGAGGTGGCGTCGACGGTCTGCCGCACCAGGAAGTCGATCTTGCGGCGGGCCACCGGGCTGAGCTCGACGCCGTTCGCGACGGCCTCGAGGTACTCGGCGAACAGCGCGTGCTGCTGGCGCAGGAGGTAGTAGTAGGCGTTGCCCTCCCACGCCGGGTCGGCGTAGCGGCGGTCCTTCTCCGGCAGCGCGGCCGGTCCGGCGCCGTGGCCGCCGACGCTGCGCGCGAGCGCCGCCACGGTGGCCCGGCCGGTGCCCGCGGCGAGCCCGGCGGTGCGGCGGGCGACCGGGAGGGGCCGCGACAGCAGGCCCTTGGCCACCTCACCGAGCGCCCCGCCGAACGCCACCGGATCGATCCGGGCGGCCAGCGCCCCGGGGTCCAGCAGGTCCTTGACGCCGTTCACCACGTCCGTCGCGGTCTTCCGGATCGTGGTGGTCGGGTCGCTCGAGGGGGTCACGGCAACTCCTTCGTCGTCGGTGGCGGTGCTCGTGGCACTCGGGGAGTACCCGATGGTGACGCCTTACCCACGGGTAGGCATAAGTGCTGGTCACAGGTCACGTGCGAGCGTGGTCACCTTTGCGCTTGGTATCCCTAGCGTTACTTCCGAGTAGCCCACCTGTTGCTACACATGCCGATCGCCACCTACCGTCGGGGTGACGACGGCGACGCAGCCGTCCGAGCCTCGGGAGCAACCACGATGACCGCACCCACGACCGGAATCGGTGGCGCTCTGCGCCACCTCGCGGCCTACAACGCCACCGCGGCGGCCCGCACCACCGTCGAGCTGACGCGCTCCGCGGGCCATCTCTGGCTCGACGCCGTCACCCGACCCCGCACCCCGCTGGCGAACGCGGCCCGCGGTGCGCTGTGGTGGAGCACGATGCTCGACCGGCGCGAGCCGCGCTGGCACCGCGCCAGCACGATCACGCTGTCGACGCCGTTCGCCCACCTGCGCGACTTCACCGCCCCCGCCGACGCCGACCACGACGTGGTGCCGACGCTGGTGCTGCCGCCGCAGGCCGGGCACTCCAGCCACGTCATCGACTTCTCCCCCCGGCAGAGCCAGCTCGCCGTGCTCGCCGCGGCGGGCCTGACGAAGCTCTACGCGCTGGAGTGGCGCCCGGCCACCACCGCGACCCGCGACGTGTCCATCACCGACTACCTCGACCTCATCGACCGGTCCATCCGGCGCATGGGCGGGCGCGCCAACCTCGTCGGCGACTGCCAGGGCGGGTGGCTGGCCGCGATCTACGCCGCGCTGCACCCGGACCGCGTGCACACCCTGACCCTCGCCGGCGCGCCGATCGACTTCCACGCCGGCGAGTCCGTGATCGCCTCCTCGACCCGCGCCATGACCGGCGCACTCGGCCTCGCGCCGTACAAGGCGCTGGTCAAGGTCGGCGGCGGCAACATGCCCGGCCGCGCCGTGCTGGCCAACTTCATCGCGATCCAGCCGCAGTCGGAGGTGTCGCGGCAGCTCCAGCTCTTGGAGAACATCGACGACGAGGCGCACGTCGAGCGCTACCGCGTGTTCGAGGACTGGTTCAAGCACACGCAGGACATCCCCGGCGCGTTCTACCTGTGGCTCGTGGAGCACCTGTTCCACGGCAACGAGCTGATCTCCGGCGACCTGGTGGTCGACGGCCGCCGCGCCGACCTCGCGAACATCACCTGCCCGCTGTTCCTGCTCGCCGGGTCCACCGACCACATCACGCCGCCCGCGCAGCTGTTCGCCGCGGCCGACGCCGTGGGCACCCCGGCCGCGCAGATCACGCGGCGCACCGCACAGGGCGGGCACCTCGGGCTGTTCATGGGCCGCGACGCGCTGCGCGACGACTGGCCCCCGCTGATGGAGGCCGTGTACGCGCTGTCGAGCGCGTCCGCGTCGCGCCCGGAGCGTGCGGCCGCCGTCGCCGACCCCGGGGACACGCCCCGCCTGCCGGCCCCGTGACGCGGGTCCGGTGATCGACTGAGGGTGCGCTGAGAGCGCGTCCGCTCCCGGGAACGATTCCCGGGACGGGCGCGTTCACCCCATGAGAGCCCCGGCGACGACGGACCACCGCATCCGTCCGACGCCCGGGTCGCGCAGGGGAGGAAGACACCATGACAGCGCCCACCAAGGCCGCGCCCACGACCGCAGCGCCGAAGAAGACGACCCGTTCCACGAAGGCCCGTGCGGCCGCCGTGAAGACCGTCCCGAGCCAGCGTACCGGCTCCGGGCCCGCCGCCGACTCCGCCGAGCCGGTGGTGAGCTCGGTGTTCGCGAACGCCGCCCCCGGTGAGCGTCCCGAGATGAGCGCGGAGGACCTCGACGCGCAGAGCCCCGCGGCCGACCTCGTGCGCGTCTACCTCAACGGCATCGGCAAGACCGCGCTGCTCACCGCCGCGCAGGAGGTCGACCTGGCCCGGCGCATCGAGGCCGGGGTGTTCGCCCAGCACGTGCTCGACAGCGCGGCCGCCGAGGGCACCGAGCTGGAGAAGCAGTACGCGGCCGACCTGCGCTGGATCGTCCGCGACGGCCGCCGGGCCCGCAACCACCTGCTGGAGGCCAACCTCCGGCTCGTCGTGTCGCTGGCCAAGCGCTACACCGGCCGCGGCATGCCGTTGCTCGACCTCATCCAGGAGGGCAACCTGGGCCTGATCCGCGCGGTCGAGAAGTTCGACTACGCCAAGGGCTTCAAGTTCTCCACCTACGCCACCTGGTGGATCCGGCAGGCGATCACGCGCGGCATGGCCGACCAGGCCCGCACGATCCGGCTGCCCGTGCACCTGGTGGAGCAGGTCAACAAGCTCGCGCGGATCAAGCGCGACCTGCACCAGAAGCTCGGCCGCGACGCCACCCACGAGGAGCTGGCCGAGGAGTCCGGCATCCCCGAGGGGAAGATCGCCGACCTGCTCGACCACGCCCGCGACCCGGTGAGCCTGGACATGCCGGTGGGGTCCGAGGAGGAGGCGCCGCTGGGCGACTTCATCGAGGACGGCGAGGCCACCGACGCCGAGACCACGGTGATCTCGCACCTGCTGCACGACGACCTGCGGCGCGTCCTGTCCACCCTGGAGGACCGCGAGCAGCACGTGATCCGCATGCGCTTCGGCCTCGACGACGGCCAGCCGCGCACGCTCGACCAGATCGGCAAGCGCTTCGGTCTGTCCCGCGAGCGGGTCCGCCAGATCGAGCGCGAGGTCATGGCCAAGCTGCGGATCGGCGAGCGCGCCGACCGGCTGCGGGCCTACGCCAGCTGACCGTCCTCTGAACCGGCGCCACCCGCTGGGCTCCCCTGAGCGCGGGTGGCGCCGGCTCGGGACGTTGTCTACTCCCCCGCCGCCACCCGGCGCGAGCCGCCGCGCCCATGCCAAATGGAGTTCACTCCAACGTGGTCGTCAGACCTGGGGGACCAGCGCGGACAGCGCGGCCGAGCCGCGCACCGCGGTGGCGAGGTCGACCAGTGCCGCACCGTGGCTCGCCGCGAGTGCGGCACTGTCGTCGGTGAGGGTGGTGCGGTCGACGTAGCCGCCGTGGTCGAAGTAGAGCCCGGGGCTGAGCACCTGCACCGCGAAGAACCCCGCGAGGACGTTGCGCAGGTCGTTGCTGGCGAGGAAGTGGTGCCCGCTCGCCCCGGTGATCACGGTGGCGGCGACCTTGCCCTGCAGGGGCTGCGTCCGCTCCCCCCACCGCCCGCGCTCCGTGCCCTCCAGCAGCGTCTTGAGCAGCGCCGAGTACGTGGCGCGGTAGACCGGGCTGCCGAACACGACGGCGTCGGCGGCGTCGATCGCGGCCACGACGTCGGCGAGCTCCGCTCCCCCGAGCTCGATCAGGTCGGTCGCCGCCCCGGCCCCCGCGGCCCCCGCCAGCACCGCCGCGATCGCGGTGCTGGTGCGCCCGCCCGCGTCCGGTCCACCGGCGATCCCCACGACCCTCATCGGCCCTCCCCCGAGGTGACCGCGTAGCGCCCGCGGTAGAACAGCAGCGGCAGGCGGGCCGCGTCGGCCCCGAGGTCCTGCACCTGACCGACGACGATCGTGTGGTCGCCGCCGTCGAACTCGTCGCGCAGCGCGCAGTCGATCCACGCGCTGACGCCGTCGAGCACCGGCGCCCCGGACGGGGCGGGCCGCCACGACACGCCGGCGAACTTGTCGACGCCCGACCGCGCGAAGCCCGAGGACAGCTCCTGGTGGTCGGCGGCCAGGACGTTGACGCAGAACGCCCCGACCTCGCGGATCCGCGGCCACGTCGTGGACGTGCGCGACGGCGCGAAGCTCACCAGCGGCGGCTCCAGCGACAGCGACGAGAAGGACTGGCAGGTGAAGCCCAGCGGGCCGTCGGGCCCCACGGCGGTGATCACGACGATGCCGGACACGAAGTGCCCGAGCACGTCCCGCATGACCGCGGGCGACACGGGTCCGGGTGGCGCACTCATGACCCGACCCTAACCAACTTCCGGCGCCACGAGTAATTCATCAACCGTTGAACTGCAGCCCGTGCGGCGCTACCGTGGCCCATGGCCACCGTTCTCGGTCTCGACCAGGCGGACGACCCCGCCCTCGTCGGCGGGAAGGCGGCGAACCTGCGCGCCCTGACCGCCGCCGGGTTCGCCGTGCCCGACGGGTTCTGCGTCACCACCGACGCCTACGCGCGGGTGGCCCGCGACCTCCCGCCCGGGGGCGAGCGCGCCGCGCTGCTGGCCGCCGCCGTGCCCGCGGACGTCGCCGCGGAGATCACGGCCGCCTACGCCGCGCTCGGCCCGGACGTCCCCGTCGCCGTGCGCTCGTCGGCGACCGCGGAGGACCTCGCCGACGCCAGCTCCGCCGGGCAGCAGGACACGTTCCTGCACGTCGTGGGCCCGGACGCGGTGCTCGACGCCGTGCGTCGCTGCTGGGCGTCGCTGTGGAACGACCGGGCCGTGCACTACCGTGCCGCGGCCGATCGGGACGGGGGCGACGACGTCCGCCTCGCCGTCGTGGTGCAGCGGATGGTCGACGCGCGGGTCGCCGGGGTGCTGTTCACCGCCGACCCGGTCAGCGGGCGCCGCACCCGCAGCGTCCTCGACGCCGCGCCGGGACTCGGGGAGTCGGTCGTGTCCGGGGCGGTCGACCCCGACCACGTCGTCGTCGAGGGCGGGGTGGTGACCGAGCGGCGCACCGGCCGGAAGGCCGTGGCGGTCCGCGGGGTGTCCGGCGGCGGCACCGAGCGCGTGCCGGCCGCCGATCCGGACGCCCCCTGCCTGACCGACGCGCAGGTCCACGCCCTGGTGGCGCTGGGCCGACGGGTCGAGGCCCGGTTCGGGGCGCCGCAGGACCTCGAGTTCGCGATCGACGCGGCCGGCACCGTCTGGCTCACCCAGGCCCGGCCGATCACCACCCTGTACCCGCAGCCCCCCGGCCGCGGGCGGGTGTTCTTCTGCGTCAGCCTCGCGCAGGGGCTGACCCGGCCGATCACCCCGATGGGCCTGTCCGCGTTCCGGGTGATCGGCTCGGCGATCGCGGCCGGGGCGTTCCGCGTGCCCGTCGCCGACCCCACCGCCGGGCCGCCCGCGTTCGCGACGATCGGGGCACGGGCGTTCGTCGACGTCACCGCCGTGCTGCGCAGCCGGGCGGGGCGGGCGCTGGTGCCGCGCGCGCTCGACGTGATGGAGGCGCGGTCGGCGGTGGTGCTGCGCGGGCTGTTCGACGACCCGGACCTCGCGGTGCGGCGCGGGTCGGTGCTGCCGGTCGTCCGCGCGGTCGCCGGGGTGCTCACCCGGTTCCGGGTGCCACCGCTGGTGCTGCGCTCGCTGGCGTCGCCCGCGGCGGGACGGCGGCACGTCGACCGGGTCGGCGCGCGGCTCGGGACCCTCACCGCGGTCGACCCCGGCGCGTCCCCCGTGCAGCGGCTCGACCACGTCGAACGGGTGCTGACGGGGGTCTTCCCGGTGCTGCCGTCGACCGCGCCGGTCGCCGCGGCCGGGTTCCTGATGCTCGCGCTCGCCCGGAGGCTGGCCGGGCCCGACCTCGACGACCGCCGCACGCACGAGGTGCTGCGCTCGCTGCCGCACAACGTCACCACGGAGATGGACCTGGAGCTGTGGGCCGCGGCCACCCGGATCCGGGCCGACGCGGCGTCGGCCGACGCCCTGCGCCGCGGGCTCCCGCGGCCCTGGCCGCCGGTCCTCGCCCGCGAGGTCGACGGGTTCCTGCGGCGGCACGGGCACCGGGCCGTCGCCGAGATCGACGTGGGGATGCCGCGGTGGTCCGACGACCCCGCCCACGTCCTCGGCGTGCTCGCCAACTACCTGCGGCTCGACGACCCCGACCGCGCCCCGGACGCCGTGTTCGCCCGCGGGGCCCGCGCGGCGGACGAGGCCGTGGCCGGGGTCGTCGCGGCG
This sequence is a window from Pseudonocardia petroleophila. Protein-coding genes within it:
- a CDS encoding anti-sigma factor, which encodes MWHPDADLLSRAALTSTPRDERVDRHLETCPPCHAHVDLLRRSVDLAVSGRAGPEDEPPPDRVWTAITGELGPRRRRWVAPVAAALVALLLGTGAGWLLGRASPAEQPLGTLAAVGGSGATGTVALADRDGVREIVIRVEGLIAPPGTDYLEAWLVDGGGTGMLSLGALARDGGGYEGTFTVPADLPMDRFPTLEVSAERFDGVPAHSGDGLLRGTVG
- a CDS encoding DUF7782 domain-containing protein, which encodes MEPALSPAAADALRAALTRHRYTTDAVRELLGTGAHAALGRGEVEPAHRAARDGGELGVLVRLLLLGAVEPDAAVAAALAPLSPADAAAAGLLRAADGGWAAALDLRPYGIDDPDDPAEWWVLSDLDARRQERDHVTGVGGASLTLASATDRRPVGTLLDLGTGCGVQALHATRHAGAVTATDVAPRALALAAATFALNGLDVELLDGPWLAPVAGRRFDRIVSNPPFVPGPARVDYVYRDSGRAGDDALAALVADLPAHLADGGVAQLLGSWLHVRGEDWPDRVRSWLPDGVDAWVVQREVADPALHVGTWQRDAGLDLTSPQARAQAGAWLDWMDSASVEAVGFGYLVLRRTDGAPEVVVEDLLTEVADPLGPEVAGWLDRVDWLRAHAADADLLGARLAVAPQVVLETFATPGDEGWADAGSAVARLDGPRWRHEVDGPAAALLAGCRGALPLEELLELLSFAHDRPVGELVAATLPAVRELVRHGLLVPA
- the dtd gene encoding D-aminoacyl-tRNA deacylase → MRAVVARVARASVTVDGAVVGSIGPGLLVLLGVHRDDTAAAVPVMARKLAELRILDGERSAAETGAPVLVVSQFTLYADTRRGRRPSWSAAAPPSVAAPLVDAVVAALRDRGTTVETGVFGADMAVESVNDGPFTLIVDT
- a CDS encoding GIN domain-containing protein, with the protein product MRRRLPLLVAVLAAALTACGTGAAPSASPADAPADAPVGTAGTGETREVGGFTGVELSTVGTLLIDRTGTESLTIEAEPAVLPLLTSEVSGGVLRLGVAPGEEVATREPIVYRLTVAALDSLSVSGAGDATATNLDTDRLVVDVDGAGDVTLSGTADTQVVTLGGAGDYDAGDLLSATVEITVDGAGDAVVNASDRLDATVGGAGSVEYVGDPQVTRDVSGVGSVEPR
- a CDS encoding helix-turn-helix domain-containing protein translates to MSAAEQPDDQPGSWSINALGGFIRAQRQLAKLSLREMAALTSVSNAYLSQVERGLHQPSLKVLHSIADALQLSTEQLLTQAGWRDARPAPDPETTEDVIARDPRLSPAQRSALLSVYRSFVDDPS
- a CDS encoding PHA/PHB synthase family protein; translation: MTPSSDPTTTIRKTATDVVNGVKDLLDPGALAARIDPVAFGGALGEVAKGLLSRPLPVARRTAGLAAGTGRATVAALARSVGGHGAGPAALPEKDRRYADPAWEGNAYYYLLRQQHALFAEYLEAVANGVELSPVARRKIDFLVRQTVDATSPVNWPWSNPTMVKKAFETGGQSLFRGTRNLLRDSVGSGGMPRQTTPGEFEVGKDLAATPGVVVHRNRLMELIQYKPQTEQVHEIPLLLSPPWINKYYIMDLAPQKSLVEWAVQHGHTVFVISYRNPDESMRDVVMADYMQDGPLAALDVIGDITGAEKVNVAALCLGGTLAAATAAWLAARGDQRINSITLMNTLLDFSEPGQLGVFTDEKTVDRLERTMRRTGYLPASSMKSTFDLLRATDLVWNYVINDWLLGEEPAAFDMLAWNADSTRMPAAMQTEYLRNLYLDNQLVEGKLELAGERLDLGAVTQDAYVVSAEADHIAPWRSVYKGLRHLGGTVRFVLSNSGHIAGVVNPPSPKSKHWFGEGADLPASADDWRDDAGEHRASWWEDWSPWIGERAGEMTDPPRLGSDAHPVLMAAPGSYVLGT
- a CDS encoding DUF3141 domain-containing protein; translation: MTAPTTGIGGALRHLAAYNATAAARTTVELTRSAGHLWLDAVTRPRTPLANAARGALWWSTMLDRREPRWHRASTITLSTPFAHLRDFTAPADADHDVVPTLVLPPQAGHSSHVIDFSPRQSQLAVLAAAGLTKLYALEWRPATTATRDVSITDYLDLIDRSIRRMGGRANLVGDCQGGWLAAIYAALHPDRVHTLTLAGAPIDFHAGESVIASSTRAMTGALGLAPYKALVKVGGGNMPGRAVLANFIAIQPQSEVSRQLQLLENIDDEAHVERYRVFEDWFKHTQDIPGAFYLWLVEHLFHGNELISGDLVVDGRRADLANITCPLFLLAGSTDHITPPAQLFAAADAVGTPAAQITRRTAQGGHLGLFMGRDALRDDWPPLMEAVYALSSASASRPERAAAVADPGDTPRLPAP
- a CDS encoding sigma-70 family RNA polymerase sigma factor — encoded protein: MSAEDLDAQSPAADLVRVYLNGIGKTALLTAAQEVDLARRIEAGVFAQHVLDSAAAEGTELEKQYAADLRWIVRDGRRARNHLLEANLRLVVSLAKRYTGRGMPLLDLIQEGNLGLIRAVEKFDYAKGFKFSTYATWWIRQAITRGMADQARTIRLPVHLVEQVNKLARIKRDLHQKLGRDATHEELAEESGIPEGKIADLLDHARDPVSLDMPVGSEEEAPLGDFIEDGEATDAETTVISHLLHDDLRRVLSTLEDREQHVIRMRFGLDDGQPRTLDQIGKRFGLSRERVRQIEREVMAKLRIGERADRLRAYAS
- a CDS encoding NAD(P)H-dependent oxidoreductase, with translation MRVVGIAGGPDAGGRTSTAIAAVLAGAAGAGAATDLIELGGAELADVVAAIDAADAVVFGSPVYRATYSALLKTLLEGTERGRWGERTQPLQGKVAATVITGASGHHFLASNDLRNVLAGFFAVQVLSPGLYFDHGGYVDRTTLTDDSAALAASHGAALVDLATAVRGSAALSALVPQV
- a CDS encoding flavin reductase family protein; its protein translation is MSAPPGPVSPAVMRDVLGHFVSGIVVITAVGPDGPLGFTCQSFSSLSLEPPLVSFAPSRTSTTWPRIREVGAFCVNVLAADHQELSSGFARSGVDKFAGVSWRPAPSGAPVLDGVSAWIDCALRDEFDGGDHTIVVGQVQDLGADAARLPLLFYRGRYAVTSGEGR
- a CDS encoding PEP/pyruvate-binding domain-containing protein, with product MATVLGLDQADDPALVGGKAANLRALTAAGFAVPDGFCVTTDAYARVARDLPPGGERAALLAAAVPADVAAEITAAYAALGPDVPVAVRSSATAEDLADASSAGQQDTFLHVVGPDAVLDAVRRCWASLWNDRAVHYRAAADRDGGDDVRLAVVVQRMVDARVAGVLFTADPVSGRRTRSVLDAAPGLGESVVSGAVDPDHVVVEGGVVTERRTGRKAVAVRGVSGGGTERVPAADPDAPCLTDAQVHALVALGRRVEARFGAPQDLEFAIDAAGTVWLTQARPITTLYPQPPGRGRVFFCVSLAQGLTRPITPMGLSAFRVIGSAIAAGAFRVPVADPTAGPPAFATIGARAFVDVTAVLRSRAGRALVPRALDVMEARSAVVLRGLFDDPDLAVRRGSVLPVVRAVAGVLTRFRVPPLVLRSLASPAAGRRHVDRVGARLGTLTAVDPGASPVQRLDHVERVLTGVFPVLPSTAPVAAAGFLMLALARRLAGPDLDDRRTHEVLRSLPHNVTTEMDLELWAAATRIRADAASADALRRGLPRPWPPVLAREVDGFLRRHGHRAVAEIDVGMPRWSDDPAHVLGVLANYLRLDDPDRAPDAVFARGARAADEAVAGVVAAVRRRSRVRAAVVAFALGRTRRLTGMRETHKDLLVRLLAHARAQLAVLGAELAARGLLDAADDVFLLDLPQVRSALGGADHRSAVRDRRAEYAGELRRRRVPRVLRSDGTEPEALAARPPDGALVGTPASAGVVTAPVRVVLDPVGAHLEPGEILVVPSTDPGWTPLFLTAGGLVMEMGGSNSHGAVVAREYGIPAVVGVPDATLRLTTGEVVTVDGAAGAVTLP